One region of Candidatus Thorarchaeota archaeon genomic DNA includes:
- a CDS encoding DUF167 domain-containing protein: protein MSVSKEVIWQADAGTFLRVFVKPRSGKRNLLEEMTENAIQLNLKSSARRGKANKELLKRVSKVLGISSGDILLVAGQRSRDKTLLIPTMEPDEIIEAFERLKEE, encoded by the coding sequence ATGTCTGTAAGCAAAGAAGTCATTTGGCAGGCCGATGCTGGAACGTTCTTGCGTGTGTTCGTGAAACCAAGGTCTGGGAAACGCAACCTACTTGAAGAAATGACCGAAAACGCGATACAGCTTAATCTCAAGTCATCGGCAAGGCGTGGCAAAGCCAACAAGGAACTGCTGAAACGAGTATCCAAGGTCCTAGGCATATCATCAGGGGATATCTTACTGGTAGCAGGCCAGCGTTCAAGAGACAAAACACTCCTCATCCCAACTATGGAACCGGATGAAATCATCGAGGCTTTTGAGAGGCTGAAGGAAGAATAG
- a CDS encoding OPT/YSL family transporter, protein MASENLALSDKNRSTRLLLAGLFSAGLFYIFFSLWQGRFPTPATIIAIIIELALLYAALFEPAPTKKRLVAGITVIVLYSVLRVVAGWSSEIVIMAAGGIAIYAFMMSEPNFPLTKRALMTGLAVGTIYTFLGIYLALKLGIVYFIGAEMLGFIVLTLHGQYTPEENTIVVAIANGSSMISVGVLITFPAIAIFQPDIAPSLITYPFIAFVTFVSAIFGMILLTPFRERFDKQPWPQAQPQAECIVSLGQEKEAKKAVLAGMGGSAIWMGSTKIVEKATGNALDSLPNALKPILPGVSTVPDWIGISNSPLIASMGFFMGWKRTLALILGSVASLLIWVFLEGMQPVTYATHLHRPEILYLALGVFAAVIGGDIMATREESMTVEEFEAVVNRQQNSGNHLLIDHPHRPSEVPEYIDDMDKQTMSLKVFRKEVGRMVRDPRGYLEAIRGELPMWLAAVSLALFTAIGIITFWFLKPFAGLSIHWLLFILGAPLVLLSAYFTARAISETGMLAGYISDIIAVPAIIFFRLSFAAVTTFMAMLGALQDSAIALLLHLKLGKLTGVKGKAILKAVFVGTILATTFGSLITYSIYSQWGFGGTNFPAPAAQLFGFLVISLRGLGNLTLPGLDRLPGIHPIFGFFYLVSFGVIGGLVGRELNKRDMSAISLAVGLLIPPATSVAMMIGGLIDYRLKKKEQVDPKDVCKSRKNRTTRILSGVVAGEAIVTILWVLWSVTSFLFV, encoded by the coding sequence ATGGCCTCCGAAAATCTGGCTTTGAGCGATAAGAACAGGTCAACACGGTTATTGCTCGCGGGGCTCTTTTCGGCCGGTCTTTTCTACATATTTTTCAGTCTATGGCAAGGGCGCTTTCCCACTCCCGCAACTATTATAGCAATTATCATTGAACTGGCATTGCTTTATGCTGCACTTTTCGAGCCGGCCCCCACTAAGAAACGACTTGTGGCAGGGATAACGGTAATCGTGCTATATTCGGTACTAAGAGTGGTAGCAGGCTGGTCCTCAGAGATAGTTATTATGGCAGCAGGCGGAATAGCAATTTACGCCTTTATGATGAGTGAACCAAACTTCCCGTTGACAAAGCGAGCGCTCATGACCGGTTTGGCCGTTGGTACGATTTACACATTTCTTGGAATCTATCTAGCGCTTAAGCTAGGTATAGTCTATTTCATTGGTGCTGAAATGCTCGGGTTCATTGTTTTAACTCTTCACGGTCAATACACCCCAGAAGAGAATACGATTGTAGTAGCTATTGCAAATGGCTCCTCCATGATTTCGGTAGGGGTCCTAATTACTTTTCCAGCTATCGCGATATTCCAACCGGATATAGCGCCTAGTCTCATTACTTATCCATTCATTGCATTCGTCACCTTCGTGAGCGCAATCTTCGGCATGATATTACTTACCCCCTTTCGTGAGAGATTCGATAAGCAGCCATGGCCACAGGCCCAACCTCAAGCAGAGTGCATAGTCTCACTGGGACAAGAAAAAGAGGCAAAGAAGGCTGTTCTAGCGGGTATGGGGGGTTCAGCTATATGGATGGGGTCTACAAAGATTGTAGAGAAGGCGACAGGGAATGCCCTTGATTCACTACCAAATGCACTAAAACCGATTCTCCCTGGAGTCAGTACAGTACCTGACTGGATTGGAATCAGTAATTCACCGTTGATTGCAAGCATGGGTTTCTTCATGGGCTGGAAGAGAACACTTGCTCTAATCTTGGGAAGCGTCGCATCGCTCCTGATTTGGGTGTTCTTAGAAGGAATGCAGCCCGTCACATATGCAACACATCTCCACAGGCCAGAAATACTCTATCTTGCTCTTGGTGTATTTGCTGCTGTAATTGGCGGCGATATCATGGCCACAAGAGAAGAGAGCATGACGGTAGAGGAATTCGAGGCAGTGGTAAACAGACAACAGAATAGTGGTAATCATCTACTCATCGACCATCCACACCGACCATCAGAAGTGCCCGAGTACATCGATGATATGGACAAACAGACAATGTCGCTGAAAGTCTTCAGGAAAGAAGTCGGGCGCATGGTACGTGATCCAAGAGGGTACTTGGAGGCGATAAGAGGGGAATTGCCAATGTGGCTTGCGGCCGTTTCGCTTGCACTGTTCACAGCAATAGGCATAATCACATTCTGGTTTCTCAAACCGTTTGCCGGCCTTAGCATTCATTGGTTGCTATTCATCCTCGGAGCACCACTTGTACTCTTGTCCGCATACTTCACTGCCCGAGCTATCAGCGAAACAGGGATGCTTGCTGGTTATATCTCCGATATAATCGCTGTTCCAGCAATAATCTTCTTCCGGCTTTCATTTGCAGCTGTAACGACATTCATGGCGATGCTAGGCGCATTGCAGGACTCTGCAATCGCTTTATTACTCCATTTGAAGCTTGGAAAATTGACTGGAGTGAAAGGAAAAGCGATTCTCAAAGCAGTATTTGTAGGTACGATTCTTGCTACAACTTTCGGTTCATTGATTACGTACAGTATATACAGCCAATGGGGATTTGGCGGCACCAATTTTCCGGCTCCCGCTGCCCAATTGTTTGGATTTCTTGTAATCAGCTTACGCGGTCTCGGAAATCTAACATTGCCAGGGCTTGACAGATTGCCTGGAATACATCCCATCTTTGGGTTCTTCTACTTGGTCTCCTTTGGTGTCATTGGTGGGCTAGTAGGACGCGAACTGAACAAGAGAGATATGAGTGCAATCAGTCTCGCGGTAGGACTACTCATCCCGCCAGCAACGTCAGTGGCTATGATGATTGGTGGTCTGATTGATTATCGGCTCAAGAAAAAAGAGCAAGTTGACCCCAAGGACGTGTGCAAGAGCAGAAAGAATCGAACCACAAGGATACTGAGCGGTGTCGTAGCAGGTGAAGCAATAGTAACCATATTGTGGGTTCTATGGAGTGTTACAAGTTTCCTGTTCGTCTAA
- a CDS encoding DUF58 domain-containing protein: MLTERGFMVVFAGVLLLTSGFSFVNYYLVVAGVYLLVGLVITLPLFAATANVAGIEIERELHKKKIFSGDFIKIKVTVKNNSSRHFDFIEVHDRYPETWILAIGENFIASRIEPGSTITFSYILQARMRGRYFLGPTEVVMRDRLGLHYYKRLLTESTEVLVYPTWQDVRRLEALGKQRQLGLMFGAHRTKTVGMGTEFAGFREYAPGDSFRLIDWKSSAKRDDIVVKQYEQEKNIQIVCMIDCSGSMGNGYPENTKLEYAIRSAVLLSHLGLERKDLVGTCVFSDIVHSIIEPSLRPNHMYDVLEALAMAEPGGWSNYERAISKVTEKVRKRSFFIWLTDLEASPTPLLNAMKTLIANGHKAMVISPFGPWFEAPVGQFGPVEKVLAEAVSEELWERRMKIGRALSRFGIEVVNVGPEDFLPTVIEQYERAKRQGVAIF, translated from the coding sequence GTGCTAACAGAGCGAGGCTTCATGGTTGTATTCGCAGGGGTTCTACTCCTCACTAGTGGTTTCTCTTTCGTGAACTACTATCTCGTAGTAGCCGGCGTATACCTGCTTGTTGGTCTCGTTATCACACTCCCTCTTTTCGCAGCAACTGCCAATGTTGCTGGTATTGAAATTGAGCGAGAACTTCACAAGAAGAAGATATTTTCAGGCGATTTTATCAAAATCAAGGTGACAGTCAAGAACAATTCTTCTCGTCATTTTGATTTCATTGAGGTACATGACCGATACCCCGAAACATGGATACTCGCGATAGGAGAAAATTTCATTGCTTCACGGATAGAGCCTGGCAGCACAATCACCTTCTCCTATATACTCCAAGCAAGGATGCGTGGACGTTACTTCCTTGGTCCAACTGAAGTTGTCATGCGAGACCGGCTTGGGTTGCATTACTACAAACGTCTTCTTACAGAATCTACCGAGGTACTTGTCTACCCGACATGGCAGGATGTGAGACGGCTAGAAGCCCTTGGTAAACAGCGACAGCTTGGTCTCATGTTTGGAGCGCACAGAACAAAGACCGTGGGAATGGGCACGGAGTTTGCTGGTTTCCGCGAATATGCACCTGGCGATTCTTTCCGGCTTATCGATTGGAAGAGCAGTGCAAAACGTGATGACATTGTAGTAAAACAGTATGAGCAGGAGAAGAACATCCAGATTGTCTGTATGATTGATTGCAGTGGAAGCATGGGGAACGGGTATCCCGAAAATACCAAACTCGAATATGCAATACGATCTGCGGTCCTGCTATCTCACCTTGGACTGGAACGCAAGGATTTGGTCGGAACGTGTGTCTTCAGTGATATAGTTCACTCTATCATTGAACCCAGTCTGCGTCCAAATCATATGTATGATGTCCTCGAAGCTTTGGCTATGGCTGAACCCGGTGGATGGAGTAATTACGAACGTGCCATATCAAAGGTAACTGAGAAAGTCAGGAAACGAAGCTTCTTCATTTGGCTAACCGACTTGGAAGCTAGCCCAACGCCTCTCCTCAACGCGATGAAGACGCTTATCGCTAATGGACACAAAGCGATGGTCATAAGCCCATTTGGACCTTGGTTTGAGGCTCCAGTTGGTCAATTTGGGCCTGTAGAGAAAGTACTAGCTGAAGCAGTATCTGAGGAACTCTGGGAGCGTCGCATGAAGATTGGAAGGGCACTCTCTCGTTTTGGTATTGAAGTAGTCAATGTGGGGCCAGAAGACTTCCTCCCCACCGTGATTGAGCAGTATGAGCGGGCTAAGCGTCAAGGAGTTGCTATATTCTGA
- a CDS encoding MoxR family ATPase, translating into MTIDEVHKLSNAIIKECQQVIVGKTRILRNTLTALLSDGHVVLEGVPGLAKTYMAHTFASILGCKFNRIQLTVDTLPADLLGSNVFNQKSGEFWFRKGPVFANLVLADEINRCPPKSQSALLEVMEERQVSTEGVTRKLPRPFLMIATQNPVEQEGTYPLPEAQLDRFMFRLILDYPTPSEEAEIVRRKHRGEVTDLRVLASPGIIVKMQETCRTVHIDKDIVNYIRDMIVRTRNDPQILLGGSPRASLVLMNASKARATMHGRDYVIPEDVRKLAVPALNHRLILKPEAELEGLTVERVVSKILGEVDCPR; encoded by the coding sequence ATGACTATAGACGAAGTTCACAAGCTTTCAAATGCTATAATCAAGGAATGCCAGCAGGTAATTGTTGGCAAAACCCGCATTCTCCGAAATACGCTTACGGCCCTTCTTTCAGATGGCCATGTTGTACTGGAAGGAGTGCCAGGTTTAGCGAAAACGTACATGGCTCACACTTTTGCTTCCATACTGGGCTGCAAGTTCAACCGGATACAGCTCACAGTTGATACCTTACCCGCCGACCTGCTTGGAAGCAATGTGTTCAATCAGAAATCAGGCGAGTTTTGGTTCCGCAAGGGGCCTGTTTTCGCAAATCTAGTTCTCGCGGACGAAATCAACAGGTGTCCTCCGAAATCACAGAGTGCACTACTCGAGGTCATGGAAGAACGACAGGTTTCAACGGAAGGTGTAACGCGGAAATTACCTCGCCCGTTTTTGATGATTGCCACACAAAACCCTGTTGAACAGGAAGGGACGTATCCCCTTCCCGAAGCTCAACTGGACCGTTTCATGTTTCGTCTAATTCTTGACTATCCGACACCCAGCGAAGAGGCCGAGATAGTGCGACGAAAGCACAGAGGCGAGGTGACAGATTTACGGGTGCTTGCCAGCCCTGGTATAATCGTAAAAATGCAGGAAACCTGCAGGACTGTACATATCGACAAGGATATTGTCAACTATATACGTGATATGATTGTTCGGACGCGTAACGATCCACAGATTCTTCTGGGTGGTTCTCCGAGAGCATCTCTGGTGTTGATGAATGCCTCCAAAGCTCGGGCTACAATGCACGGCCGCGATTATGTTATCCCCGAAGATGTTCGGAAGCTAGCTGTTCCAGCTCTGAACCATCGGCTTATCTTGAAGCCGGAAGCAGAACTTGAAGGTCTTACAGTTGAACGCGTGGTAAGTAAGATACTAGGAGAAGTCGACTGCCCGCGATAA
- a CDS encoding DUF4129 domain-containing protein — MQIELILPIVAASGAVIVVLLYLYYVRGMFRGQTRTTGMDVSSKLRNIKKLANAGKYGTAITLAYRTFEEMVGKKIGSERANSETSREYLDRMIESISVDRDIVNEFLEIYEEARFSGHKMRKAQYENAIKIFTDLYPRVDIAKSRE; from the coding sequence ATGCAAATTGAACTAATACTGCCAATTGTGGCTGCGAGCGGAGCAGTGATTGTGGTACTACTGTATCTCTATTATGTTCGCGGGATGTTTCGCGGCCAAACGAGAACAACTGGCATGGATGTATCAAGCAAACTCCGTAATATCAAGAAGCTTGCAAATGCAGGAAAATACGGAACCGCGATAACCCTTGCCTATCGCACATTTGAGGAAATGGTGGGCAAGAAGATTGGGTCAGAAAGGGCCAACTCAGAAACCTCAAGAGAATACCTTGATCGAATGATAGAATCGATTTCCGTAGATCGGGATATAGTAAATGAATTTCTGGAAATCTATGAAGAAGCGAGATTCTCCGGTCATAAAATGAGGAAGGCTCAATATGAGAATGCTATCAAGATATTTACAGACCTTTATCCCCGTGTTGATATAGCGAAATCACGGGAGTAA
- a CDS encoding HD domain-containing protein translates to MFPEEAIRSYAKEILSNSERGAHSFSHVERVYAIARDLGEKLEANMRVLGTAALLHDIGRPKEEETGKSHAILSGEMSKAFLIDIGYEEDEIANVVDAIRTHRFSENIEPNSLEGEILSDADKLDAMGAIGVFRAIARATLRDLGIPGFLKHAEEKLLKLVDCMYTQEAQRIAQERYDLLHAFVEELKTEIRTDGVY, encoded by the coding sequence ATGTTCCCTGAAGAAGCAATTCGGTCCTACGCAAAGGAAATCCTGTCAAATTCAGAAAGAGGTGCACATTCCTTCAGCCATGTTGAACGGGTCTATGCTATCGCAAGAGACCTAGGTGAGAAATTGGAAGCGAATATGAGGGTCCTAGGAACTGCAGCGCTTCTTCATGATATCGGCAGACCAAAGGAGGAAGAGACCGGAAAATCACATGCTATATTATCAGGTGAGATGAGTAAAGCGTTTCTTATTGATATTGGCTATGAGGAGGACGAAATTGCAAATGTTGTTGATGCAATTCGGACGCATCGCTTCAGCGAGAACATTGAACCAAATTCACTTGAAGGAGAAATACTTAGCGATGCCGATAAACTGGATGCAATGGGCGCAATCGGAGTTTTCCGAGCTATTGCCAGAGCCACTCTGAGGGATTTAGGAATACCTGGCTTTCTGAAGCATGCAGAGGAGAAGCTCTTGAAGCTTGTTGACTGCATGTACACACAAGAAGCTCAGAGGATTGCTCAAGAGAGATATGATCTCCTGCACGCATTTGTAGAAGAATTGAAAACCGAAATCCGAACTGACGGTGTCTACTGA
- the cyaB gene encoding class IV adenylate cyclase, with the protein MPVEVEIKVKIEDPTSLEESILETGGKLLKCEEHEDLYLDHPQYSFADTDEALRIREIIFEPPSGENSTKSTPRYELTYKGAKIDSVSKTREELSVGVDSGKKMEAILEAVGFTKVACVRKERTYFCIDDISLALDCVENIGWFLEAEKVVEDKERMEPSRTALFDLLDRLLSGEYESIRESYLELLLNQ; encoded by the coding sequence ATGCCAGTTGAAGTGGAAATCAAAGTGAAGATAGAAGACCCCACTAGTTTAGAGGAATCCATTCTTGAGACTGGCGGCAAATTGCTCAAATGCGAAGAACACGAGGATCTCTATCTTGACCATCCTCAATACTCCTTTGCTGACACTGATGAAGCACTACGTATCCGCGAAATCATCTTTGAACCCCCCTCGGGCGAGAATTCAACCAAATCGACGCCTAGATATGAACTCACGTACAAAGGTGCCAAAATCGATTCTGTTAGCAAGACTCGAGAGGAGCTCTCCGTGGGTGTTGATTCCGGCAAAAAAATGGAGGCCATACTTGAAGCAGTGGGTTTCACAAAGGTTGCTTGTGTTAGAAAAGAGCGCACCTATTTCTGTATAGATGATATTTCACTGGCTCTAGATTGCGTGGAGAACATTGGCTGGTTTCTAGAAGCGGAGAAAGTGGTAGAAGATAAGGAGCGGATGGAACCAAGCAGAACAGCCCTCTTCGATTTACTTGATAGACTTCTATCGGGAGAATATGAATCGATACGCGAGAGTTACTTGGAACTACTCTTGAATCAGTAG
- a CDS encoding threonine synthase, which produces MSKIKRIKCAKCGNEYRIDNVPPNDGCGGRIDFTFDLEDLKEKFSRDSLEAEKSKSNIQKYFELLPLTEREEAVTLGEGQTALLRSKRLAEKMGLENLFLKIETTNPSGSFKDRPISVGVSRALEDGATTVSAASSGNAAAAMSTYAAGGGIRSVVFVPENAPSGKLIHLRTLGAHVFRVRKAQEGVDPTTTLLKAACKEFGWTPCPSFGPFNCFQFEGTKSLGFEIAEQMGWKVPDWIFFPTGSGGLMAGTMKGFWEFEQMGLIDRLPRPIVVQPKGCAPVVRAFHEEQNPLDIRPWDSNETVAGGLADPFPWDGDAALRYLRLANGEAIEVSDKEIEKYLVELGKLEGIFAEPSGVAGLAGLDALLQQGIIDRGENVCVPITGSGFKDLATPDRLTEPVKLISPDTAELQEALS; this is translated from the coding sequence TTGTCTAAAATCAAACGCATCAAATGTGCAAAGTGTGGAAACGAATACAGAATAGACAATGTACCGCCTAATGATGGATGCGGCGGAAGGATAGACTTCACTTTTGATTTGGAAGATCTGAAGGAAAAGTTTTCTCGGGACAGTCTTGAAGCAGAAAAAAGCAAGTCCAATATTCAGAAGTACTTCGAGCTTTTACCCCTGACAGAAAGAGAAGAAGCTGTAACCTTGGGGGAGGGACAGACTGCTCTTTTGAGAAGCAAGCGTTTGGCAGAGAAGATGGGATTGGAGAACCTCTTTCTCAAGATAGAAACAACAAATCCATCAGGATCTTTCAAAGATCGGCCGATTTCCGTTGGGGTTAGTCGTGCCCTCGAAGATGGGGCTACAACAGTATCAGCAGCCTCTTCAGGCAATGCAGCCGCAGCCATGTCCACCTACGCAGCTGGTGGGGGTATCCGCTCAGTTGTTTTTGTACCCGAAAACGCACCTAGTGGAAAGCTGATTCATCTCAGGACACTCGGAGCGCATGTATTCAGAGTCAGGAAAGCACAAGAGGGCGTCGATCCAACTACAACCCTCCTAAAGGCAGCCTGTAAGGAGTTCGGTTGGACACCTTGCCCTTCCTTTGGACCATTCAATTGCTTTCAATTTGAAGGAACCAAGTCCCTGGGTTTTGAAATTGCAGAACAGATGGGCTGGAAAGTACCAGACTGGATATTCTTTCCAACGGGAAGCGGTGGACTCATGGCTGGAACAATGAAGGGATTCTGGGAATTCGAGCAGATGGGGTTGATTGATAGACTGCCACGGCCAATTGTTGTCCAGCCCAAAGGATGTGCGCCAGTAGTAAGAGCATTTCATGAGGAGCAAAATCCCCTAGATATTCGACCATGGGACTCAAATGAAACTGTAGCAGGAGGGCTGGCAGATCCATTCCCGTGGGACGGTGATGCAGCACTCCGATATCTAAGACTGGCGAATGGGGAAGCAATTGAGGTAAGTGATAAGGAGATAGAAAAATACCTTGTCGAGCTTGGAAAACTTGAGGGTATATTCGCCGAACCAAGTGGTGTAGCAGGGCTGGCTGGTCTAGATGCTCTTCTTCAACAAGGAATCATAGATCGCGGTGAGAACGTATGTGTTCCCATTACAGGTTCCGGATTCAAGGATCTAGCAACACCAGATAGGCTTACTGAACCTGTCAAGTTGATTAGTCCTGATACAGCTGAACTGCAAGAAGCCCTTAGCTGA
- a CDS encoding RsmB/NOP family class I SAM-dependent RNA methyltransferase — translation MGVVQRRKRAKELAQEYGYRKYMIERYLKLWGEDETLEFIKSCEQEIRTAIRANELKAPIGELVRRLENKDVELEDIEWLEEGFYADFKGFSAGAIFEHLIGLYYVQGVPSMTVTKILNPQPGETVFDLAAAPGGKTTHIAQLMRNEGQVVAIEKDKLRMISLESNLMRCGVKNTLVLRGDAKKLAEIPLTPDRILLDAPCSGEGLIPIDPTRKTSKTMADIRYCATNQGKMLDAAIDALGKGGIIVYSTCSIAPEENEFVIDDLLKRREDLEIIPIDLEFGVPGYTNPYNIQMNEDLSKARRLLPHKHQTEGFFMCKMRKVE, via the coding sequence ATGGGTGTTGTACAGAGGAGAAAGAGAGCAAAAGAACTCGCCCAAGAGTACGGGTATCGAAAATACATGATAGAGCGATATCTGAAACTGTGGGGTGAGGATGAAACGCTGGAGTTCATCAAATCCTGTGAACAAGAGATTAGAACCGCAATAAGAGCAAACGAATTGAAAGCACCTATTGGCGAGCTCGTGCGCAGATTGGAGAACAAGGATGTCGAGCTCGAGGATATTGAATGGCTAGAAGAGGGTTTCTATGCAGATTTCAAGGGGTTCTCAGCTGGAGCCATATTTGAACATCTGATTGGCCTCTACTACGTGCAGGGTGTACCGTCAATGACGGTTACGAAGATTCTCAATCCACAACCCGGAGAGACAGTCTTTGACCTAGCTGCAGCCCCAGGTGGGAAAACGACACACATTGCCCAGCTGATGAGGAATGAGGGGCAGGTAGTGGCAATTGAGAAAGACAAGTTGCGAATGATAAGTCTGGAAAGCAATTTGATGCGCTGCGGTGTGAAGAATACGTTGGTACTCAGAGGAGACGCAAAGAAGCTAGCTGAGATTCCTCTTACCCCAGACAGGATATTACTTGATGCCCCCTGTTCAGGCGAAGGATTGATTCCTATAGATCCGACAAGAAAGACGAGTAAGACCATGGCAGATATTCGGTACTGTGCAACAAACCAGGGCAAGATGCTAGATGCAGCTATTGATGCCCTCGGAAAAGGGGGTATCATTGTCTATTCTACTTGTTCTATAGCTCCTGAAGAGAATGAGTTCGTCATTGATGATTTGCTGAAACGAAGAGAGGATTTAGAGATTATCCCGATTGATTTGGAGTTTGGTGTACCCGGATATACTAATCCATACAATATTCAAATGAATGAAGATTTGTCCAAGGCTCGACGTTTGTTGCCGCATAAACATCAGACGGAAGGTTTCTTTATGTGTAAAATGCGGAAGGTGGAATAA
- a CDS encoding proteasome assembly chaperone family protein, which yields MLKDDFEVPKHATFICGFHGLGEVGFLSTAHLTRTLEAERVGFIRSDMLPLFVSMENERLVLPFEIYFYSEKNLVFLVPRFQPHNNEQWNFVSHIAEWVVENQFDESLLIGGLDQSFKEDDSSDMRCVPTSAYKEQLDKWSIPILEEGLFVAGPLALFLAELEMRDANGVGLLTYATRGRPDPGAAATMLEKINDVYGVKADVDQLLEESQEIERLEKMRKSIESEESPSSDMFV from the coding sequence ATGCTTAAAGATGACTTCGAGGTTCCCAAACATGCTACATTTATTTGTGGTTTTCACGGCCTAGGAGAAGTTGGTTTCCTCAGCACAGCTCATCTCACGAGGACCTTGGAAGCAGAACGTGTAGGTTTTATCCGAAGTGACATGCTACCTCTTTTCGTATCCATGGAAAATGAACGATTGGTTCTTCCTTTTGAGATTTACTTCTATTCAGAGAAGAACCTGGTTTTCTTGGTTCCCCGATTTCAGCCACATAATAATGAGCAGTGGAATTTCGTTTCCCATATCGCTGAATGGGTTGTAGAAAACCAATTCGATGAGTCTTTGCTGATTGGAGGCCTAGATCAAAGTTTCAAAGAGGATGATTCCTCCGATATGCGATGTGTACCAACTTCTGCATACAAAGAACAACTCGACAAGTGGTCTATCCCCATTCTTGAAGAGGGTCTTTTTGTTGCTGGTCCTCTCGCCCTGTTTCTAGCCGAACTGGAGATGCGGGATGCAAACGGTGTTGGACTACTGACCTATGCAACTCGTGGTCGCCCTGACCCAGGTGCTGCTGCAACTATGCTCGAGAAAATCAATGATGTATATGGCGTGAAAGCTGATGTAGATCAGCTCCTTGAAGAGAGTCAAGAAATCGAGCGGCTCGAGAAGATGCGGAAGAGCATCGAATCCGAAGAGAGCCCCTCAAGCGATATGTTCGTATGA